AGGTCAACGAGCCGGACACCCTGGCGACCGTCCTGCGTACGCTCGAAGGCATCAAGGAGTCCTTCGGAAAGAAGGTCTCGCTCGCTGACCTGATCGTCCTCGGCGGCACCGCCGCGGTGGAGAAGGCGGCGAGGAACGCCGGCCTGGACATCCAGGTGCCGTTCACCCCTGGCCGTACGGACGCGTCGCAGGAGCAGACCGACGTCGAGTCCTTCGCGCCGCTGGAGCCCACCGCCGACGGTTTCCGCAACTATCGCGGCAAGGGTCACCGGCTGCCGTCGGAATACCTGCTGCTCGACCGGGCCAACCTGCTCACCCTGACCGCGCCGGAGATGACCGTGCTGGTCGGCGGCCTGCGCGTACTCGGCGCCAACTTCGGCCAGTCCAAGCAGGGTGTGTTCACCTCGACGCCGGAGTCGCTGACCAACGACTTCTTCGTCAACCTGCTCGACATGCGTACGGAATGGAAGCCGACGTCCGAGGACGCCGAGTCCTTCGAAGGCCGCGACCGCACCACCGGTGAGGTCAAGTGGACCGGCAGCCGGGTCGACCTGATCTTCGGGTCCAACTCCGAGCTGCGGGCCGTCGCCGAGGTCTACGCCAGCGACGACGCGAAGGAGAAGTTTGCCAACGACTTCGCCGCCGCGTGGGTCAAGGTCATGAACCTCGACCGCTTCGACCTGGTCTGATCTTCCGGCAAAGGGCCGGCCGGGCGTTGTCCCGGCCGGCCTTTCAGTCCGTACGAAGCGTGTCGGTCTTGGCGGCCGGGCCGAACTCCTCCTCGAACCGCGCCAACACCTTGCGCAGCAACGGATTCAGCGCGGCCAGCTCCGCATCAGCCAGCGCTGAAGAGAAAATCTCGTGCTCGGAGTCGGTCCGCCGCTTGGTCGCCGCGCTCCATTTCCGGTGACCTTTCCTGGTCAGCCGCACCGGCCGGCTGCGGCCGTCGGCGGCCGCGATCCGCTCGACCAACCCGGCACGCTCCAGCCGGTCCAGCCGCACGCTGATGGTGCCGGAGGTGACCCCGAGCCGGTCGGTCAGCTCTTTCGGTGTGAGCACATGCGGCCGGCCAGAACGGTGCAGCACCGAGAGGGCCTGCCAGTCGCCGGTGGTCAGCTCGTACGCGGCCGCCGCCTGCCGGAGCACGTGCTCGAACTGGCGGCCGATCCGGGCGATCCGCTGCCGCGCGGCCTCGACCTGCGGGTCGACCCCGGCCGGCATGGCCGCGATCCAGGCGTCCAGCTCCGCGTCGACCGAGTCAGCCACTCGCACTCCCTTGATACTCAAGCTATATTGATTTGAGTATCAAGATATCAGGGAGAGTCAGGGATGAGCGAACCGAAGGTCTGGTTGATCACCGGCACGAGCACCGGTCTCGGCCGGGCGCTCGCCGAGGCGGTCGTCGCGAGCGGCGACCGGGTGGTCGCGACCGCGCGGGATGTCGACAGTGTCAAGGATCTGGCCGACAAGGCGGCCGGCCAGGTCCATGCCGCGCGGCTCGATGTCACCGACAGCGCGTCGATCGCCGCGGCGGTCGAGTCGGCCATTTCCGCGTACGGACAGATAGACGTGCTCGTCAACAACGCCGGCCACGGCCTGATCGGCGCGGCCGAGGAGTTGTCCGACGAACAAACGCGTTCGGTGTTGGAGACCAACGTTTTCGGTGTGTTGGCGGTGACTCGTGCCGTGTTGCCGCACATGCGCGAGCGGCGGCGGGGACACATCGTGCAGATGTCGTCGGTCGGCGGTGTGGTCGCAAATCCTG
The Fodinicola acaciae DNA segment above includes these coding regions:
- a CDS encoding MarR family winged helix-turn-helix transcriptional regulator, yielding MADSVDAELDAWIAAMPAGVDPQVEAARQRIARIGRQFEHVLRQAAAAYELTTGDWQALSVLHRSGRPHVLTPKELTDRLGVTSGTISVRLDRLERAGLVERIAAADGRSRPVRLTRKGHRKWSAATKRRTDSEHEIFSSALADAELAALNPLLRKVLARFEEEFGPAAKTDTLRTD
- a CDS encoding oxidoreductase, with the protein product MSEPKVWLITGTSTGLGRALAEAVVASGDRVVATARDVDSVKDLADKAAGQVHAARLDVTDSASIAAAVESAISAYGQIDVLVNNAGHGLIGAAEELSDEQTRSVLETNVFGVLAVTRAVLPHMRERRRGHIVQMSSVGGVVANPGHAIYNTSKFALEGMSEALAGEVAPLGIRVSIIEPGPFRTDFLGRSMAFAEPIADYQDTAAGIVRQNFARNDGNQPNDPVKAAAAIVRLVNTPDGPLRLPLGPEAVGRIREKLTKQLADLQEWEAVSLDTRF